A genomic segment from Anabas testudineus chromosome 6, fAnaTes1.2, whole genome shotgun sequence encodes:
- the LOC113165360 gene encoding alpha-1,3-mannosyl-glycoprotein 4-beta-N-acetylglucosaminyltransferase C: protein MRLVWKSLDKMRCLRKRSTIPFLGFLITFLLFLNLYIEDGYVLEEDKRQLRETSVHPPSSERYVHTFRDLSNFSGTINVTYRYLAGTPLNRKKYLTIGLSSVKRKRGNYLLETIKSIFDQSSYEELKEIVVVVHLADFDLVWCENLVQEITRKFAHHIIAGRLLVIQAPEEYYPSLDGLKRNYNDPEDRVRFRSKQNVDYAFLLNFCTNLSHFYMMLEDDVRCSRNFLTALKKVITSREGSYWVMLEFSKLGYIGKLYHSRDLPRLAHFLLMFYQEMPCDWLLIHFRGLLAQKDVIRFKPSLFQHMGYYSSYKGAENKLKDDDFEEDSIDIPDNPPATIYTNINVFENYDATKAYSTVDEYFWGKPPSTGDFFVIVFNKSTKISKIKISTGSDDRQNDILHHGALEVGEKLVGTKKGKQCSSYITLGEFKNGNIEVQDVDHKIAFDIECVRIVVTASQKEWLIIRSISLWTTQPPNQ, encoded by the exons ATGAGGCTGGTGTGGAAATCCCTGGACAAGATGAGGTGTCTGAGGAAACGCTCCACTATTCCCTTCCTCGGCTTCCTCATCACATTCCTCCTCTTCCTGAACCTTTACATTGAAGACGGCTATGTGCTG GAAGAGGATAAAAGGCAGCTAAGAGAAACATCCGTCCATCCTCCAAGCTCAGAAAGATACGTTCACACCTTTAGAGACCTCAGTAATTTCTCTGGAACGATTAATGTCACGTATCGTTATCTCGCTGGAACCCCACTGAACCGCAAGA AGTATCTCACCATCGGTCTGTCATCAGTcaaaagaaaaaggggaaacTACCTTCTGGAGACAATCAAATCCATCTTTGATCAGTCCAGTTATGAGGAGCTCAAAGAGATTGTGGTTGTGGTTCACCTGGCAGACTTTGACCTGGTCTGGTGTGAGAACCTGGTGCAGGAAATTACCAGGAAGTTTGCTCACCACATCATAGCTGGGCGCCTCCTGGTGATCCAGGCTCCAGAGGAGTACTACCCATCTCTGGATGGGTTGAAAAGGAACTACAACGACCCAGAGGACCGGGTCCGTTTCCGCTCTAAGCAGAACGTGGATTACGCTTTCCTGCTCAACTTCTGCACGAACCTCTCTCATTTCTACATGATGTTGGAGGACGACGTGCGCTGCTCCAGGAACTTTCTGACGGCTCTGAAGAAGGTGATCACCTCCAGAGAAGGATCCTACTGGGTGATGCTGGAGTTCTCCAAACTGGGGTACATCGGGAAGCTGTACCACTCCAGAGACCTGCCACGTCTGGCTCATTTCCTGCTCATGTTCTACCAGGAAATGCCCTGTGACTGGCTGCTCATCCACTTCAGAGGTCTGCTGGCCCAGAAGGACGTGATCCGATTCAAACCCTCGCTGTTTCAGCACATGGGCTACTACTCGTCTTACAAAGGAGCAGAGAACAAGCTGAAGGACGACGACTTTGAGGAAGACTCCATAGACATTCCCGACAACCCTCCTGCCACCATTTACACTAACATCAACGTCTTTGAAAACTATGATGCCACCAAAGCTTATAGCACCGTGGACGAATACTTTTGGGGGAAGCCTCCGTCCACTGGAGACTTCTTTGTCATAGTCTTCAACAAATCCACCAAAATTAGTAAAATCAAGATTTCTACTGGCTCTGACGACCGGCAGAATGACATTCTTCACCACGGGGCTCTGGAAGTGGGAGAAAAACTAGTTGGGACTAAAAAAGGCAAACAGTGTTCCTCATATATCACATTAGGGGAATTCAAAAATGGCAACATCGAGGTCCAAGATGTAGACCACAAGATTGCCTTTGACATTGAGTGTGTGCGCATCGTGGTGACAGCCAGTCAGAAAGAGTGGCTCATTATTAGAAGTATAAGCCTATGGACTACACAACCCCCCAACCAATGA